The Macrobrachium rosenbergii isolate ZJJX-2024 chromosome 18, ASM4041242v1, whole genome shotgun sequence genome has a window encoding:
- the Ubc6 gene encoding ubiquitin-conjugating enzyme E2 A, which translates to MSTPARRRLMRDFKRLQQDPPAGVSAAPTENNIMIWNAVIFGPHDTPFEDGTFKLTLEFTEEYPNKPPTVKFVSKMFHPNVYADGGICLDILQNRWSPTYDVAAILTSIQSLLDEPNPNSPANSLAAQLYQENRREYEKRVAAIVEQSWLNFQDEDEGEEMKKDT; encoded by the exons ATGTCTACGCCAGCGAGGAGACGACTTATGAGGGATTTTAAGAG GCTTCAACAAGATCCCCCTGCAGGCGTGAGCGCTGCACCAACAGagaataatataatgatatggaATGCTGTTATATTTGG ACCACACGACACCCCGTTTGAAGACGGCACATTTAAACTGACGTTGGAATTCACAGAAGAGTACCCCAACAAACCACCTACGGTGAAGTTTGTTAGTAAGATGTTTCATCCTAATGTATATGCCGATGGTGGTATCTGCTTGGATATTTTACAGAACAGATGGTCCCCTACTTATGATGTAGCTGCTATTCTTACTTCGATACAG TCGCTGTTGGATGAACCTAATCCTAATTCTCCAGCAAATAGTCTTGCAGCACAGCTTTATCAAGAGAATCGACGGGAATATGAAAAACGTGTAGCAGCTATTGTAGAGCAGAGTTGGCTTAATTTTCAg GATGAAGATGAAggtgaagaaatgaagaaagatacgTAG
- the LOC136848093 gene encoding 15-hydroxyprostaglandin dehydrogenase [NAD(+)]-like isoform X2, with protein MPIIGSVALITGAARGLGRSFAQALLARGAKVCVTDINEEQGKVAETELQAEHGANNVMFVKCDVTKDEDFRNAWSKATDTLGTVGLLINNAGIGNEKNWQLTVDVNLGGCMRGTLLALEKMGADKGGAGGTVVNVSSIAGLKVVPFGPTYATTKHAIVGLSRSLGHDFHYAYTKVKVQCLCPSFVQTDLIVDSKKTAFSPQCAAVLEKIGGTLKYMTAETVANGLVQLIEESRNGGCMVVEADKDPYYVDPPVQS; from the exons ATGCCGATCATCGGTAGTGTGGCTCTCATTACAGGGGCTGCGAGAGGTCTAGGCCGATCCTTCGCTCAGGCACTCCTAGCAAGAGGCGCCAAA GTGTGCGTGACAGACATAAACGAAGAGCAGGGGAAAGTCGCCGAGACGGAGCTGCAAGCCGAACATGGCGCCAACAACGTCATGTTTGTGAAGTGTGACGTCACCAAAGACGAGGATTTCAGAA ACGCTTGGTCAAAAGCGACCGACACACTGGGAACAGTCGGCCTGCTTATAAATAACGCAGGTATTGGCAATGAAAAAAATTGGCAGCTCACGGTCGACGTTAATTTG GGAGGATGCATGAGAGGCACGCTTTTAGCGCTCGAAAAGATGGGCGCTGACAAAGGAGGGGCCGGAGGCACCGTCGTCAACGTATCTAGCATCGCTGGCCTGAAGGTGGTGCCCTTTGGCCCCACCTACGCAACTACGAAGCACGCCATCGTTGGACTCAGCAGAAGTCTTGGG CATGACTTCCACTATGCTTACACCAAAGTTAAAGTCCAGTGTCTGTGCCCAAGCTTCGTACAGACAGACCTCATCGTCGACTCGAAGAAAACCGCCTTCTCTCCCCAGTGTGCTGCTGTTCTAGAAAAGATTGGTGGAACTCTTAAATACATGAC aGCTGAAACCGTGGCCAATGGGTTAGTCCAGTTGATAGAGGAAAGCCGTAATGGAGGTTGCATGGTAGTGGAAGCTGACAAGGACCCCTATTATGTAGATCCTCCTGTTCAGTCCTAA
- the LOC136848093 gene encoding 15-hydroxyprostaglandin dehydrogenase [NAD(+)]-like isoform X1, with protein sequence MSSQQKIDVEYQRRVDTMPIIGSVALITGAARGLGRSFAQALLARGAKVCVTDINEEQGKVAETELQAEHGANNVMFVKCDVTKDEDFRNAWSKATDTLGTVGLLINNAGIGNEKNWQLTVDVNLGGCMRGTLLALEKMGADKGGAGGTVVNVSSIAGLKVVPFGPTYATTKHAIVGLSRSLGHDFHYAYTKVKVQCLCPSFVQTDLIVDSKKTAFSPQCAAVLEKIGGTLKYMTAETVANGLVQLIEESRNGGCMVVEADKDPYYVDPPVQS encoded by the exons ATGAGTTCTCAGCAGAAGATTGACGTAGAATACCAAAG gcgGGTAGACACCATGCCGATCATCGGTAGTGTGGCTCTCATTACAGGGGCTGCGAGAGGTCTAGGCCGATCCTTCGCTCAGGCACTCCTAGCAAGAGGCGCCAAA GTGTGCGTGACAGACATAAACGAAGAGCAGGGGAAAGTCGCCGAGACGGAGCTGCAAGCCGAACATGGCGCCAACAACGTCATGTTTGTGAAGTGTGACGTCACCAAAGACGAGGATTTCAGAA ACGCTTGGTCAAAAGCGACCGACACACTGGGAACAGTCGGCCTGCTTATAAATAACGCAGGTATTGGCAATGAAAAAAATTGGCAGCTCACGGTCGACGTTAATTTG GGAGGATGCATGAGAGGCACGCTTTTAGCGCTCGAAAAGATGGGCGCTGACAAAGGAGGGGCCGGAGGCACCGTCGTCAACGTATCTAGCATCGCTGGCCTGAAGGTGGTGCCCTTTGGCCCCACCTACGCAACTACGAAGCACGCCATCGTTGGACTCAGCAGAAGTCTTGGG CATGACTTCCACTATGCTTACACCAAAGTTAAAGTCCAGTGTCTGTGCCCAAGCTTCGTACAGACAGACCTCATCGTCGACTCGAAGAAAACCGCCTTCTCTCCCCAGTGTGCTGCTGTTCTAGAAAAGATTGGTGGAACTCTTAAATACATGAC aGCTGAAACCGTGGCCAATGGGTTAGTCCAGTTGATAGAGGAAAGCCGTAATGGAGGTTGCATGGTAGTGGAAGCTGACAAGGACCCCTATTATGTAGATCCTCCTGTTCAGTCCTAA